The sequence GCAGATGGCGCGGGAAGTAGTGCTGCAGGCAGATTTAATTTTGTTTGTGGTATCTGGTGATATCACCCGCACAGAGTATCAAGCGCTGCAAGAAATGCGACAATCGCAGAAACCGCTGATTTTGGTGTTTAACAAAATTGACCTCTACCCAGACACAGATAGAGCGGCCATTTATGAAAATTTACAACAATTAGGTGCAGCGGCTCCCCAAGCCCAACCGTTATTACCCGATGAGATTGTCATGGTAGCCGCAGAACCAGCACCAATGGAAGTGAGAGTGGAATGGCCAGATGGACGTGTGAGTTATGAATGGGAGACACCACCACCAGAAGTAGACGAACTCAAACAAACAATTCTGAATATTCTCAATCGTGAAGGGCGATCGCTCTTAGCATTAAATGCACTCAGACAAGCAAGAGACGCAGAAGCAAAGATAGCTCAAAAAACTCTCGATTTACGCGAACAAGAAGCAGAAGAAATTATTTGGCAATTTACCAAATATAAAGCCTTAGCAGTCGGGTTAAATCCCATCGCCTTTTTAGATATTTTAGGCGGAACTGTTGCCGATTTAGCATTAATTCGCGCTTTAGCTCGGTTGTATGGTTTACCCATCACCAGTTATGAAGCCGGTAAGATTTTAAAAACAATTTTCTTCAGTTCTGGTGGTTTATTGCTGAGTGAATTAGGTAGTAGCTTGCTATTAGGATTAGGTAAGAGTACCGCAGCGATCGCCAGTGGTGACAATCCCACTAATATTACCGCCTATGCCGGCAGTGCGATCGCCCAAGCAGGAATCGCCGGTTATGGCGCCTACGCCGTAGGAAAAGCCGCCCAAATCTATCTCGAAAAAGGCTGTACCTGGGGACAATTTGGCGCTAGCACAGTGATACAAGAAATCCTCTCTCAAGTAGAACCAAATACAATTGTGTATCGTTTGCGCCAAGAATTAGGAATCAAATTCGGCGAGTAGGGGCGAACGGTTGTTCGCCCTCAGCTATCACGGTTGTTCGCCCTCAGCTATCACAGTTGTTCGCCCTCAGCTATCACGGTTGTTCGCCCTCAGCTATCACGGTTGTTCGCCCTCAGCTATCACAGTTGTTCGCCCTAAGCTATCACGGTTGTTCGCCCTAAGCTATCACAGTTGTTCGCCCTAAGCTATAGTGTTTTCCTATTTCAATATGCAGAGGTAAAGTATGATGTCCACAAATTTAGCAGCAGTCCAAACCGCCATTACCGCCTACCAAAACGGCACACAAACCCTTGAGCAAGCAATTTTAGCAGCTATTGCAGAAGCCCGCACCACTTGCGACGTCAACGGTAACAATTCTGCTGATTGTGCTGCAGCTTGGGATATTATAGAAAAATTGCAATCCGAGAAAGCGCATCAACAGCCAGCGAAAATACGCAAAACCTTTTTAGAAATCTACTGCGAAGAACATCCAGGAGCAGTAGAGTGTTTAATCTACGACGTTTAGCTATTTCCTAAATAGACAACCGCCGATTTAGTGCGGTTGTTATGCACTTTTAATCAGGTAAAAATTCACTATCTATTAGCTGTTGTGCAGTAAATGGACATTGTTGCGGAAAATTATCAGGTGATAAACCAGTTTCTGCAATCGCCCAATCTAAAGCAGGAAGATAACATTCTTCCCAAATATTCTCATAATGTTTTCTCAAACTAGGGTGTTTTTGCAGAGATTTATGAATACGGCGACGATGTTCTTTAATACTGGCTCGCCAACTTCCTGAACGATAATCAGGTTGATATTTCCACTTGAGCAAATGAGCTAACACCACAATTAAATTATTTTCCAAAGCATCTTTTAAACTACCACCCATTTCCTCTATTTCTGCTATTAACAAATCAATGTCCAAATTATCAAAATTCCGTTCTCGCAACAGGCTAATTGTTGATTGTAACCATAAGTCATAATCTTGTGCATGAAGAGACGATAAATCAACTTGGTTACTCATTTGCTTTCAAGTCTCCTATCAATTCAAATTAATTTTTCGACAACAACTGAACTACCTGTTTAGTTAGTTGCAAAATCGCTGCTAAATCTAATGGTGACGTTTCACTTTCCATTGCTAACCACAAGAGATATTCAATATTTCCCGCAGGGCCAGTTATCGGCGACCAAGTTAAACCTTGATATTTCCATCCTAATGCTTGAGCCGCTTGCAAAACTTGGAAAATTGCATCTGCATGGTCATTAGGGTCGCGTACCACACCTTTTTTTCCCACACGCGATTTTCCCACTTCAAACTGTGGCTTAACTAATAAAATTGCTTCTCGCGGTGGTTGAGTTAATTGCCACAAAGCTGGTAAAATCTTAGTTAAAGAAATGAAAGATACATCTACCACTGCCAAGTCAGGAACAGAGTCGTTTTCACTATATAATTCCTCTGGTTTTAACTGTCGTAAATTAGTCCGTTCTCGCAAAATCACTCGCGGATCATTTCGCAACCGCCAGTCAACTTGTCCATAACCAACATCGATACCATAAACTTGTTTAGCACCAGCTTGCAGCAAGCAATCAGTAAAGCCACCTGTAGAAATTCCCCCATCAAGACAAATACGTTCTGTAACCGAAATTGTAAATATTTCTAAAGCTTTGGCAAGTTTTTCACCACCACGAGAAACAAAGCGCGATCGCTCTTTAATCTGAATTTGTGCAGAAATATCAATTTCTGTCCCTGGCTTATCAACCACCTGTTGATTCACAGTTACTTCCCCCGCTTGAATTAACCGCTGTGCTAAAGCGCGAGAAGCACACAAATTTAACTCTACTAATAGCGTATCCAGTCGTTGTTTAGGCAATTAAATCGATTCTCCTGGCGAAATTAAAGCCATACCACGATTGATGATATCTTGACTATTAACCAGCTTTTCTAATTCTTCTGGTTCATAACGACCCTCTTCTACTTCCAGAGAAGCTTCATCAATAGCGTTTAAATAAGCTTCCTCCAAGACTTCCCATAATTCTGCTCGCGTCAGGTAATAATCTCCAAATTGACGCCGCTTATTTTCTCGTTGAATTTCCCGAACTGAATTCCGAATTGAGACTTCCCAAGAGCGAGTCGTGCGATTTTCAGCTTGTTGTTTAATTAAATGTAATAACATAATCACTGCATAGCTACGAATCGTTTTGATGATGTCATTTCGGCTCATTTCTGTTAATTCTTCAACTATAATTAATGCTCCTTGAACATCACCTTTAACAAGCAAGTCTTTCAAATTTAATAATTCTTCCATAAACAACGCCTCAAATATCGGTAAATTCTATATGTGGCGAATCTAGAGCGATCGTAGTTGGTTGTACTGAAGTCTACCCCTTATACTATTAGACGTTAAATATCCATACGGGCAAAAAGAGAACATCGCTCTTAGTTTTAAAAAAAGTAAACGCACCTTGCCAATAAAGCCAAAGTGCGCTCATCATGTTTCCTATATTGAGAATCAACTAATGCAACATGGCAGAAATCACTAGACAGTGAAAACTACACAAACTTTTGTCTGCTGTTTTCTACCACTAAATATCTGTCTCGCTCAATTCGCGGGTGATATGGTCAAAAGGTTCATCCACAAAAGCAGTGTTAACCACACCTGCGGCTGCAACTTTTTCCTTAACCAAATCCTTAATAATCTGAACACCACGGACTGTCGGCCCAATGGGTACACCTAAAGAATTGTAAGTTTCCCGCAACCCTTGCAACACACGCTCATCCAAAACATTTGTGTTACCAGCTACCAGCGCATAAGTAGCATAGCGCAAGTAATAATCCATATCGCGCAGACAAGCTGCATAACGACGGGTAGTATAAGCATTCCCACCGGGGCGAATCAACTCAGGTAGTTCTGCAAATAACTGAGAACCAGCCTGCTTGACAAGTGCAGCCGCATTAGCATTAATCGCTGCTGCTGCTTGCACTCGAGCTGTACCACTTTCAAAATAAGACTTGAGGCTATCAAGCGCATTCCGGTCAAAATACCGACCGGCTACGTCATAATTCTTAATTAAACTTGTGACTGCATCGCGCATCCCTTTTTCTCCCAAACATTACTATCTGTGGTTTGATATTTATTTGACTGTTTTCATGCACAGCTATTTTTTGTGCCACATAAAATTAGCGTTTGCACAAAAACAATCTATCCGCTACTTTAAGGATTTTATGCCAAAGTTGCCCCCTGTGAGACGATCTTACGAGTTTTATACAGATAGCCCAGAAAGGTTAACATAACCTGTAAACTAGAAAATCTGTAGCAAAGACTACAAAATAACCTAATCTCCTATCCTTAGGATATTCCAGGTGTGTCACAATTGGGTTCAACAAAGCGGACTTTGAAGACTCTAGTTTGATTTTATTTAATTGGCAGAGTAAGGAGTAACAATGACAACCCCACAAGAAGTCTTGAAGTTGATTCAAGACCAAAAAATTCAGATGATTGATCTGAAATTCATCGATACACCAGGAACATGGCAACACCTCACCGTGTTCCACAACCAAATCGATGAAAGTTCATTCTCTGATGGTGTACCCTTCGACGGTTCTAGTATTCGGGGTTGGAAAGGCATCGAAGAATCAGACATGACAATGGTTCTCGATCCAAATACTGCCTGGATCGACCCATTCATGCAAGAGCCAACTCTAAGTATAATTTGTAGTATTAAGGAACCTCGCACGGGTGAATGGTATAACCGTTGCCCCCGCGTTATCGCCCAAAAAGCAGTAGAATATTTAGCCTCCACAGGACTTGGTGACACCGCCTTCTTTGGCCCTGAAGCTGAATTTTTCATTTTTGATGATGTCCGCTACGACCAAACAGCTAACGAAGGCTACTACCATGTAGACTCCGTAGAAGGCCGTTGGAACACAGGTAGAAAAGAAAGCCCCAACCTCGGTTACAAAACACGCTTCAAAGAAGGTTACTTCCCAGTTCCCCCTACGGATAGTTTTCAAGATATCCGCACAGAAATGCTACTCACAATGGCTGCTTGTGGCGTACCCATTGAAAAACAACACCATGAAGTTGCTACCGGTGGTCAGTGCGAACTAGGTTTCAGATTTGGTAAGTTAATTGAAGCGGCTGACTGGTTGATGACTTACAAGTATGTCATCAAAAACGTCGCTAGAAAATACGGCAAAACCGTTACCTTCATGCCAAAACCAATTTTTGGTGATAACGGTTCTGGGATGCACTGTCACCAATCCATTTGGAAAGATGGTAAGCCTTTATTTGCAGGTAATGAGTACGCTAAATTAAGCAAAATGGCGTTGCATTATATTGGCGGTATCCTCAAGCACGCCCCAGCTTTATTAGCAATCACTAACCCCACCACCAATTCTTACAAACGCCTCGTACCTGGTTATGAAGCACCTGTAAACTTGGCTTACTCCCAAGGTAATCGTTCCGCTTCCGTTCGGATTCCTCTATCTGGTGAGAACCCGAAAGCCAAGCGTTTAGAGTTCCGTTGTCCCGATGCTACTTCTAACCCATATTTAGCATTCGCCGCCATGCTTTGCGCTGGTATCGACGGAATTAAGAACGAAATAGACCCTGGTGAACCTCTAGATAGAAATATCTATGAACTCTCTCCAGAAGAATTAGCGAAGATTCCTTCAACTCCTGGTTCTTTGGATTTAGCTTTGTCAGCCTTAGAAAAGGATCACGCTTTCTTGACACAAACAGGTGTGTTCACCGAAGACTTTATCCAAAACTGGATTGACTACAAACTAGCTAACGAAGTGAAGCAGTTGCAGTTGCGTCCTCATCCTTACGAATTTGCTCTCTATTACGACTGTTAATTTAAATTAACGAGTAATTTTTAGCCACCCTTCAGGGTGGCTTTTTTTTGAGACTTATTCAGCTTAGACTCCATGATGATTGCTGCTTATTAATACTTAACACCTGAGCAATAGGTTTAAGAATTATTGCAGATTAACTCATGGTGGCGCAACTGTGTTCATAAATCGTGCGAGTTGTCGGGTCAATCTTCCCTTGAATGGGGTTCCAGTAGTGGGATATTTCTTCGGGAAGACCGAGTTCTTGTGCCGCACGCATCAGCATTGATTGTTGGCGATTCTTCACTTGCTGATATTGGCGCACCATGATGGCACGAGATTTTTCTTGAATAGACATAACAGTATTTTTCCTATATATGGTTTTTTCCTGACAATTACTAATATAACAGAATTCTGTAACATAAGCTACCGATTAGAATATTTTAATAAAAATTTATATTTGCGACATTCAGACCTATCTTAGGGTTGATATTTTATTTGTGATATTTTTTTACATTAAAAAGCCAGAGTCACAAAACCCTGGTTAGTTCTACGATTTATGGGAAGCAGCAGCAATATCTCGCCGACTTATTAATTGAGAGAGCGTAAAGATAACACTAACAGTCAGTTACGTTAAAATCTAAGCATAAATTTTACAAAACTTAACAAACTATGTCGGTTACTTATCCCAGAAAGTTTCAGGATGCTTTGAGCGCAAGAGACATTCTCAAACAGGTAGTCCGCGATCGCGAAATTCATCTGATCACCCTAAACCGCTATCGTTATAGTGAGCAGCGTAGTTGCAAAGACCTCACCGACCTAATTGAACAATTAGATGGACAACCACCGCAACTAGTGCGAGAATTATCCCACCACATCTCGGATGAAGCACGTCATGCGATGTGGCTAACCGATTTGTTGGTAGAATTGGGCGCTGACGTCGGTAAGCCCCCCGGTTCATCATATATCGACGAATTTGAACGCCTACTTGATCATGAACACCAAGATCCGTCCACAAATCTTGATGACTTTGTGATTTCCGTTCTCGCTGCCATTAACATCACCGAAAAACGAGGCTGTGAGTATTTTTCAGCCCACATCCATGCACTTAAACAAGCACCACAAACAGAAGAAAATATTAAGATTCAAGAAACAATTGCGCGAATTTTACCAGAAGAAGCTGGACACGTACGCTGGGGAAACCGTTGGCTCGCACAGTTAGCCGCTAAAAGCCTAGAACACCAGCAAAAAGTAGCCCAAGCTAAAAGTAAGTACGCAGCCATTGAGCAAGCAGCCTTTGAAGCCGGGATGGATATCACCTTGGGAGCCGAATTACGCCGTGTTGCTAATTTGGTTGAAGTCACAAATAACATGCCTTTATGGCAGCGTCCCCAATATTTGATGGAACGTCTACCGCAAACTTTACTGGCACCTGATTTGCAGTTTACCAGAATTCAGGCTGCACAAAGAGCATGGCGGCGTGATCCACAATTATTTATGGAAAAGTTTGTACCGATGTTCCTGAACGGTGTTAAAGGTAAAGACAACACTCAAAAAACCACGGTGTCAAAAGATGAGAGATAGCCTGTTGTAGCTATCAAGTGATTGCTACTGGTCTATTATCAGTAGACAAGAGATGTTAAGTCTTGATTGTTTTGTAACCCCCCTGAAACAGGGGGTTTTTCATCGAGAATGACCATACTACTTCTGTTGAGATAGCCTTGATGGCAATAAATTTGAGTTACCTTCAGGCTGCTTACCCAGTCGGGAAAATATGCAAATTATCAGCAGATCCCCTGAAATTGATAGCTGTAATCACAATTTGAAATGTAGGCAGAACTAAAAGCAAGTGCAGTGATTACTTGAAACTTGGTGATGCAGTCCATACAGACAGTTCGTGGGCTGAAGATTTCCAACACAACAGTTGACGTGGACTATGTATACAGAGCTTACGGATAAAATACGGGGCAAATGCTGAGATAAGTTATGTGCCAACTGTTATATATCTACTAGATAATCTATGAAACAGATGTTAATTATAACACCTTTACTGACTGTACATTGATTTTCTTGTGACTAGGTAGTCTTGATCTCCCCAAG is a genomic window of Fortiea contorta PCC 7126 containing:
- a CDS encoding DUF697 domain-containing protein, yielding MSAVPYLTLTEANSVRNLQETHLNRARASLRQALSWYGYLRKSGQMSSNPELAGLVKPELETLNSALQKLDSNVIKIAVFGLVSRGKSAVLNALLGDKVLQTGPLHGVTQWPRSVRWQPGNKVLIELIDTPGLDEIAGESRAQMAREVVLQADLILFVVSGDITRTEYQALQEMRQSQKPLILVFNKIDLYPDTDRAAIYENLQQLGAAAPQAQPLLPDEIVMVAAEPAPMEVRVEWPDGRVSYEWETPPPEVDELKQTILNILNREGRSLLALNALRQARDAEAKIAQKTLDLREQEAEEIIWQFTKYKALAVGLNPIAFLDILGGTVADLALIRALARLYGLPITSYEAGKILKTIFFSSGGLLLSELGSSLLLGLGKSTAAIASGDNPTNITAYAGSAIAQAGIAGYGAYAVGKAAQIYLEKGCTWGQFGASTVIQEILSQVEPNTIVYRLRQELGIKFGE
- a CDS encoding Calvin cycle protein CP12, whose protein sequence is MSTNLAAVQTAITAYQNGTQTLEQAILAAIAEARTTCDVNGNNSADCAAAWDIIEKLQSEKAHQQPAKIRKTFLEIYCEEHPGAVECLIYDV
- a CDS encoding DUF29 domain-containing protein, whose product is MSNQVDLSSLHAQDYDLWLQSTISLLRERNFDNLDIDLLIAEIEEMGGSLKDALENNLIVVLAHLLKWKYQPDYRSGSWRASIKEHRRRIHKSLQKHPSLRKHYENIWEECYLPALDWAIAETGLSPDNFPQQCPFTAQQLIDSEFLPD
- a CDS encoding TlyA family RNA methyltransferase; the encoded protein is MPKQRLDTLLVELNLCASRALAQRLIQAGEVTVNQQVVDKPGTEIDISAQIQIKERSRFVSRGGEKLAKALEIFTISVTERICLDGGISTGGFTDCLLQAGAKQVYGIDVGYGQVDWRLRNDPRVILRERTNLRQLKPEELYSENDSVPDLAVVDVSFISLTKILPALWQLTQPPREAILLVKPQFEVGKSRVGKKGVVRDPNDHADAIFQVLQAAQALGWKYQGLTWSPITGPAGNIEYLLWLAMESETSPLDLAAILQLTKQVVQLLSKN
- a CDS encoding DUF29 family protein is translated as MEELLNLKDLLVKGDVQGALIIVEELTEMSRNDIIKTIRSYAVIMLLHLIKQQAENRTTRSWEVSIRNSVREIQRENKRRQFGDYYLTRAELWEVLEEAYLNAIDEASLEVEEGRYEPEELEKLVNSQDIINRGMALISPGESI
- the apcB gene encoding allophycocyanin subunit beta; its protein translation is MRDAVTSLIKNYDVAGRYFDRNALDSLKSYFESGTARVQAAAAINANAAALVKQAGSQLFAELPELIRPGGNAYTTRRYAACLRDMDYYLRYATYALVAGNTNVLDERVLQGLRETYNSLGVPIGPTVRGVQIIKDLVKEKVAAAGVVNTAFVDEPFDHITRELSETDI
- the glnA gene encoding type I glutamate--ammonia ligase, producing MTTPQEVLKLIQDQKIQMIDLKFIDTPGTWQHLTVFHNQIDESSFSDGVPFDGSSIRGWKGIEESDMTMVLDPNTAWIDPFMQEPTLSIICSIKEPRTGEWYNRCPRVIAQKAVEYLASTGLGDTAFFGPEAEFFIFDDVRYDQTANEGYYHVDSVEGRWNTGRKESPNLGYKTRFKEGYFPVPPTDSFQDIRTEMLLTMAACGVPIEKQHHEVATGGQCELGFRFGKLIEAADWLMTYKYVIKNVARKYGKTVTFMPKPIFGDNGSGMHCHQSIWKDGKPLFAGNEYAKLSKMALHYIGGILKHAPALLAITNPTTNSYKRLVPGYEAPVNLAYSQGNRSASVRIPLSGENPKAKRLEFRCPDATSNPYLAFAAMLCAGIDGIKNEIDPGEPLDRNIYELSPEELAKIPSTPGSLDLALSALEKDHAFLTQTGVFTEDFIQNWIDYKLANEVKQLQLRPHPYEFALYYDC
- a CDS encoding ferritin-like domain-containing protein, whose amino-acid sequence is MSVTYPRKFQDALSARDILKQVVRDREIHLITLNRYRYSEQRSCKDLTDLIEQLDGQPPQLVRELSHHISDEARHAMWLTDLLVELGADVGKPPGSSYIDEFERLLDHEHQDPSTNLDDFVISVLAAINITEKRGCEYFSAHIHALKQAPQTEENIKIQETIARILPEEAGHVRWGNRWLAQLAAKSLEHQQKVAQAKSKYAAIEQAAFEAGMDITLGAELRRVANLVEVTNNMPLWQRPQYLMERLPQTLLAPDLQFTRIQAAQRAWRRDPQLFMEKFVPMFLNGVKGKDNTQKTTVSKDER